A DNA window from Desulfovibrio porci contains the following coding sequences:
- the citF gene encoding citrate lyase subunit alpha: MKNILGREIPEYIEGYGQVRPYKGAYASIDPRTRTTITRRSIKPGNKLEPGDAKLLASIEEAVEKTGLKDGMTVSFHHHLRNGDYVTNMVMKVIADKGIKDIHVAATGIFACHEPLVEYIKSGVITGISVNYISPGPVAKAITKGLLSKPAVFRSHGGRPRAVEAGDLHVDVAFIAAPCCDHYGNINGTHGKSACGVLSYIYPDAQYADQVVAVTDNLVPYPACPIEITQDFVDYVVTVDSIGDPNGIVSGTTKVTSDPIGLKIAAAAAELIDETGYIKEGMSCQTGAGGTSLAVAAEIKKRMQAKGVVGSFGAGGITAYFVEMLNEGLFRALFDVQDFDLVSVASAGSNPKHMAMSGSLYGNPHNCGPVVNNLDIMILGATEIDTDFNVNVVTGSDGTIMGASGGHNDTAAGSKISIVVTNLLKGRLCVLRDKVTTVTSPGETIDALVTDRGIAINPRRTDLLEKLKNSKLPIMDINTLKEIGDKLAGKPDPIEFTDRIVGVVEYRDGTVIDVVRQPK; this comes from the coding sequence ATGAAAAACATCCTCGGCCGTGAAATCCCCGAATATATCGAGGGCTATGGTCAGGTAAGGCCATATAAAGGCGCCTACGCCAGCATCGACCCCAGAACCAGAACCACCATCACCCGCCGCTCGATCAAGCCCGGCAACAAGCTGGAGCCCGGCGACGCCAAGCTGCTGGCCTCCATTGAGGAAGCCGTGGAAAAAACGGGCCTCAAGGACGGCATGACCGTGTCCTTTCACCACCATCTGCGCAATGGCGACTACGTCACCAACATGGTTATGAAAGTCATTGCGGACAAGGGCATCAAGGACATTCACGTGGCGGCCACCGGCATTTTCGCCTGTCACGAGCCCCTGGTGGAATACATCAAATCCGGCGTCATCACCGGCATTTCCGTCAACTACATTTCACCCGGCCCGGTGGCCAAGGCCATCACCAAGGGCCTGCTGTCCAAACCGGCGGTCTTCCGCAGCCACGGCGGCCGCCCGCGCGCCGTGGAGGCCGGCGACCTGCATGTGGACGTGGCCTTCATCGCCGCGCCCTGCTGCGACCATTACGGCAATATCAACGGCACCCACGGCAAATCGGCCTGCGGCGTGCTCTCCTATATCTATCCCGACGCCCAGTACGCCGACCAAGTGGTGGCCGTGACGGACAATCTGGTGCCCTACCCGGCCTGCCCCATTGAAATCACTCAGGATTTCGTGGACTACGTGGTGACCGTGGATTCCATCGGCGATCCCAACGGCATTGTCTCCGGCACCACCAAGGTCACCTCCGACCCCATCGGCCTGAAAATCGCGGCGGCGGCAGCCGAGCTCATCGACGAGACCGGCTACATCAAGGAAGGCATGTCCTGCCAGACCGGCGCGGGCGGCACCTCCCTGGCCGTGGCCGCCGAGATCAAAAAACGCATGCAGGCCAAGGGCGTAGTGGGCTCCTTCGGCGCGGGCGGCATCACCGCCTACTTTGTGGAAATGCTCAACGAAGGCCTGTTCCGCGCGCTCTTCGACGTGCAGGACTTCGACCTGGTTTCCGTGGCTTCGGCGGGCAGCAATCCCAAGCACATGGCCATGAGCGGTTCGCTTTACGGCAACCCGCACAACTGCGGCCCGGTGGTCAACAATCTGGACATCATGATCCTTGGCGCCACGGAAATCGACACGGACTTCAACGTCAACGTGGTCACCGGCTCGGACGGCACCATCATGGGCGCTTCCGGCGGGCACAACGACACGGCGGCGGGCAGCAAGATCTCCATTGTGGTCACCAACCTGCTCAAGGGCCGCCTCTGCGTGCTGCGCGACAAGGTGACCACCGTGACCAGCCCCGGCGAAACCATCGACGCGCTGGTCACGGACCGGGGCATCGCCATCAACCCCCGCCGGACCGACCTGCTGGAAAAACTGAAGAATTCCAAGCTGCCCATCATGGACATCAACACACTCAAGGAAATCGGCGACAAACTGGCCGGAAAACCCGACCCCATCGAATTCACCGACAGGATTGTGGGCGTGGTGGAATACCGCGACGGCACGGTCATTGACGTGGTCAGGCAGCCCAAATAA
- a CDS encoding 4Fe-4S dicluster domain-containing protein yields the protein MPKTFLIDTTRCTACRGCQLACKEWHDLPANATKQRGTHQNPPDLNPNNYKIVRFHEHLNAAGDVVWNFFPDQCRHCLSPVCVDVADMTVPGALVKDAKTGAVLATEKSAKLSAEDARAVTEACPYNIPRYDAATRRIAKCDMCIDRLEAGLPPICVKTCPTGAMVFDEREALLAVAQQRLAVAKERFPKAHLVDAEDVSVIYLLAEEKEYYHENAAFI from the coding sequence ATGCCGAAAACCTTTTTGATCGACACCACGCGGTGTACGGCATGTCGCGGCTGCCAGCTGGCCTGCAAGGAATGGCACGATCTTCCGGCCAACGCCACAAAGCAGCGCGGCACACACCAGAATCCCCCGGATCTCAACCCCAACAACTATAAAATAGTGCGTTTCCACGAGCATCTCAACGCGGCGGGCGACGTGGTCTGGAATTTCTTTCCGGATCAGTGCCGTCATTGCCTGTCGCCCGTGTGCGTGGACGTGGCGGACATGACCGTGCCCGGCGCGCTGGTCAAGGACGCCAAAACCGGTGCGGTGCTGGCCACGGAAAAAAGCGCCAAACTCAGCGCCGAGGATGCGCGCGCCGTCACCGAGGCCTGCCCGTACAATATCCCGCGCTATGACGCCGCGACCAGGCGCATCGCCAAGTGTGACATGTGCATTGACCGGCTGGAGGCCGGGCTGCCGCCCATCTGCGTCAAAACCTGTCCCACCGGGGCCATGGTCTTTGACGAGCGCGAGGCTCTGCTGGCCGTGGCGCAACAGCGTCTGGCCGTCGCCAAAGAGCGCTTTCCCAAGGCGCACCTTGTGGATGCGGAAGACGTGAGTGTCATTTATCTGTTGGCGGAAGAAAAGGAATACTATCACGAAAACGCCGCCTTCATATAG
- a CDS encoding HpcH/HpaI aldolase/citrate lyase family protein, translated as MKSILLINGNDPKALLNSTLYGADAVAYDLHEAVSADDKDAARLLLQEALAFFDFGDSGVFVRVNPMDEGGGEDIAVAGKGKPQAFILPRADAQSLPQADAAIAALEAANGFAAGSVKLIPTVESVAALENISALLSSCPRIMAVIFNAGNFLKDLGVAETGDAGQILYARSKVALACRAVGIPAIDRPWNDVKNRDGFEADARNGRAVGFSGKLAVSGGQVPPINEIFA; from the coding sequence ATGAAAAGCATTTTGCTCATCAACGGCAACGACCCCAAAGCCCTGCTCAACTCCACTCTCTACGGCGCGGACGCTGTGGCCTATGACCTGCACGAAGCCGTGAGCGCCGATGACAAGGACGCCGCACGCCTGCTGCTGCAGGAAGCCCTGGCCTTCTTTGATTTTGGCGACTCAGGCGTTTTTGTGCGCGTGAACCCCATGGACGAAGGCGGCGGAGAAGACATCGCCGTGGCGGGCAAGGGAAAACCGCAAGCTTTTATTCTGCCGCGCGCCGATGCGCAAAGCCTGCCCCAGGCCGACGCGGCCATTGCCGCGCTGGAAGCCGCAAACGGTTTTGCCGCCGGGTCCGTCAAACTGATTCCCACTGTGGAATCCGTTGCCGCTCTGGAGAACATCAGCGCTCTGCTGTCGTCCTGCCCCAGAATCATGGCCGTGATCTTCAACGCCGGAAACTTTCTGAAGGATCTGGGCGTGGCCGAGACCGGCGACGCCGGCCAGATTCTCTACGCCCGCAGCAAGGTGGCCCTGGCCTGCCGCGCGGTCGGCATTCCGGCCATTGACCGGCCCTGGAACGATGTGAAGAACCGCGACGGCTTTGAGGCCGACGCCCGCAACGGCAGGGCCGTGGGCTTCAGCGGCAAGCTGGCTGTCAGCGGCGGCCAGGTGCCGCCGATCAACGAAATTTTCGCCTGA
- a CDS encoding cytochrome c3 family protein — MRYFVVALFVLSLLCAVQAQAQETRGNLNTIKKPIELNDGTSKRMYVMFRHSSHKDVKCRTCHHEGLPGNRYASCTNEDCHSIKGARERDPMSLFMAYHSPDTDRSCYGCHRKLAGKYPNFKGCRPCHMSPQARAAAASEAK; from the coding sequence ATGAGATATTTCGTTGTTGCCCTGTTCGTGCTTTCCCTGCTGTGCGCCGTGCAGGCGCAGGCCCAGGAGACACGGGGAAATCTGAACACTATCAAGAAACCCATTGAACTCAATGACGGCACCTCCAAGCGCATGTACGTCATGTTCAGGCATTCCTCGCACAAGGATGTCAAATGCCGCACCTGCCACCATGAAGGGCTGCCGGGAAACCGCTACGCCTCCTGTACCAACGAGGACTGCCATTCCATCAAGGGCGCGCGCGAACGCGATCCCATGAGCCTGTTCATGGCCTACCATTCCCCGGATACGGACCGTTCCTGTTACGGCTGTCACCGAAAACTGGCAGGCAAATATCCCAATTTCAAAGGCTGCCGTCCCTGCCACATGAGCCCGCAGGCCCGCGCGGCCGCTGCCTCAGAGGCCAAATAA
- a CDS encoding formate dehydrogenase accessory protein FdhE, translated as MVLSCQSVAQTLADVVTRRPVLEPVLRAFEDLLAARSALAGELTAAWTNPAAAGGPCPPEWQTERAARGLSLLAGAPLTGLCISVRTAAERLLPLLCAQESLASQRTALEAFFLAPPVLGPDSEPDRRDALARAMLSGDAPAFRNLADEAGLVPELLEFAAEFILSPPLRALAARAVQTGQVEREERNAAPWDEEGAWRQGYCPVCGSFPVIGWLDKPFFEEKNAFLSGGGGKKHLYCSLCGTNWKFRRGACPSCGKDGNGVMEILRESGAARGERLDWCTSCKTYCPTLDLRENDAIPDMDAMALGMLHLDMVAARKGLGPLKASFWNLF; from the coding sequence ATGGTCCTATCTTGTCAGAGCGTGGCGCAAACCCTGGCGGACGTCGTTACGCGCCGTCCTGTGTTGGAACCTGTGTTGCGTGCTTTTGAAGACCTACTGGCAGCCCGTTCGGCTCTGGCCGGCGAACTGACGGCGGCATGGACAAATCCGGCGGCCGCCGGAGGACCGTGCCCGCCGGAATGGCAGACAGAGCGGGCCGCGCGGGGCTTGAGCCTGCTGGCGGGCGCTCCCCTGACGGGATTGTGCATCAGCGTGCGCACGGCCGCGGAAAGGCTGCTGCCCCTGCTTTGCGCCCAGGAAAGCCTGGCCTCTCAGAGAACCGCGCTGGAGGCTTTTTTTCTGGCTCCGCCGGTATTGGGGCCGGATTCTGAGCCGGACCGGCGCGACGCCCTGGCCCGGGCTATGCTGAGCGGCGATGCCCCGGCGTTCCGGAATCTCGCGGATGAGGCCGGTCTGGTCCCGGAACTGCTGGAATTCGCAGCGGAATTTATTCTTTCACCGCCCCTGCGTGCCCTGGCCGCGCGTGCCGTCCAAACCGGACAGGTTGAGCGGGAAGAACGGAACGCCGCGCCCTGGGACGAAGAGGGCGCGTGGCGGCAGGGTTATTGCCCGGTCTGCGGCTCTTTCCCGGTTATCGGCTGGCTGGACAAACCGTTTTTTGAAGAGAAAAACGCCTTTCTTTCCGGCGGCGGCGGAAAAAAGCATCTCTACTGTTCGCTGTGCGGCACAAACTGGAAATTCCGGCGGGGCGCCTGCCCCTCCTGCGGGAAGGACGGCAACGGCGTCATGGAAATTCTGCGCGAAAGCGGGGCGGCCCGGGGAGAGCGCCTGGACTGGTGCACCAGCTGCAAAACCTACTGCCCCACGCTCGACCTGCGCGAGAACGACGCGATTCCGGACATGGACGCCATGGCCCTGGGCATGCTACACTTGGACATGGTCGCGGCGCGCAAAGGGTTGGGCCCGCTCAAAGCTTCCTTCTGGAATCTTTTTTAA
- the citD gene encoding citrate lyase acyl carrier protein encodes MKLNKTGEAGAAESGDILVTVAPSEESGIQIELSGKSVILKQFGRQIRELIRKTAEENGLENARISAKDNGALDCTIKARVRAAIQRAV; translated from the coding sequence ATGAAACTGAACAAAACCGGTGAAGCCGGCGCGGCGGAAAGCGGCGACATTCTTGTGACCGTCGCCCCCTCCGAAGAGTCCGGCATCCAGATCGAACTGAGCGGCAAGTCCGTCATCCTCAAACAGTTCGGCAGACAGATCAGGGAACTGATCCGGAAGACCGCCGAGGAAAACGGCCTGGAAAACGCCCGGATCAGCGCCAAGGACAACGGCGCTCTTGACTGCACCATCAAAGCCAGAGTCCGCGCCGCCATCCAGCGGGCTGTTTAA